The following coding sequences lie in one Cyanobacterium sp. Dongsha4 genomic window:
- the cobU gene encoding bifunctional adenosylcobinamide kinase/adenosylcobinamide-phosphate guanylyltransferase, with product MSIILVTGAANSGKSEWAEYLASQSQKSVIYIATGLKNDHDVEWQKKIEQHQIRRPKNWQTLEIPYNLADAIALSHPDNCILVDSLGTWVANYLDKNNDDWQKEINHLLETCREYKGEIIFVGEETGWGVVPAYELGRLFRSRLGNLIRLVGGVANSVYLMVGGYAVDVAKLGINLTSIELLAQVRQ from the coding sequence ATGTCTATAATTCTGGTTACTGGTGCGGCAAATTCTGGTAAAAGTGAATGGGCGGAATATTTAGCCTCCCAAAGTCAAAAGTCTGTCATTTATATTGCGACAGGACTTAAAAATGATCATGATGTAGAATGGCAAAAAAAAATTGAGCAACATCAAATCAGAAGACCAAAAAACTGGCAAACATTAGAAATTCCTTATAATTTAGCAGATGCGATCGCACTTAGTCATCCTGATAACTGTATTTTAGTTGACTCTTTAGGAACATGGGTTGCTAATTATTTAGATAAAAATAATGATGATTGGCAGAAAGAAATTAATCATCTCTTAGAAACTTGCCGAGAATATAAGGGAGAAATAATCTTTGTCGGAGAAGAAACAGGCTGGGGAGTTGTACCTGCTTATGAGTTAGGGCGATTGTTTCGCTCTCGTTTGGGTAATTTAATTCGTCTAGTGGGGGGAGTCGCTAATTCAGTTTACTTGATGGTGGGCGGTTATGCGGTAGATGTAGCTAAATTAGGAATTAATCTTACTTCTATTGAACTTCTTGCACAAGTCAGGCAATAG